In Nitrosospira briensis C-128, a genomic segment contains:
- a CDS encoding DUF2062 domain-containing protein — protein MHHHNLWHLHRRSVAGGVAVGLFTGLIPGSNPIQFFFAALFAIIFEVNLPVAVVTTLYSNPFTILPIYMAAYAIGAFVTGNGIGNMPQTELHLMDKDIREWVPALMDWVVSLGKPLLLGMFLLALLLSLAGYLLVRGGWRLYTIHEWRKRAKRRAGIKHSDHVE, from the coding sequence TTGCATCATCACAATCTGTGGCATCTGCACCGGCGTTCAGTTGCGGGTGGCGTTGCGGTTGGATTGTTCACCGGCCTGATTCCCGGCAGCAATCCGATACAATTCTTTTTTGCCGCTTTGTTTGCCATCATTTTCGAGGTGAATCTGCCGGTAGCGGTGGTTACCACGCTCTATTCCAACCCCTTCACTATCCTGCCCATCTATATGGCCGCGTACGCCATTGGCGCGTTCGTCACGGGGAATGGTATCGGCAACATGCCCCAAACAGAGCTGCACCTGATGGATAAGGACATTCGCGAGTGGGTACCGGCATTGATGGACTGGGTGGTCTCGCTCGGAAAGCCTCTACTTCTGGGTATGTTCCTGCTGGCGCTGTTGCTCTCTCTGGCAGGCTATCTCCTCGTGCGCGGAGGATGGCGGCTTTACACTATTCATGAATGGCGCAAGCGGGCAAAACGACGTGCGGGTATAAAGCACAGTGACCACGTGGAATGA
- a CDS encoding FAD-binding oxidoreductase, whose protein sequence is MTTYTNASNMHRLETAMQQWVELLGAEHVLNDTETLAVYARSTSSCGTQPLAVLRPPSTEDVVTIVKIASAFCIPLYPISRGKNWGYGDACAVTDGQVIVDLSRMDRIIEVDQTLAYAVIEPGVTQQQLSMYLLDRKIPLWMDCTGAGPDTSLVGNILERGFGHSPYGNRFQTVSGLQIVLANGQVLQTGFGHYPQAKTTYLFPYGVGPYLDGLFTQSNLGIVTRLGMWLMPASKCINHFLCFIENHEDIKPVVDALRPLRMNGTLRSIVHIGNDLRLISGGRSYPLESARGNIPLPADLRKALRIEAGVGAWTVSGALYGTPRQVSTTRKILRNALKGTGTTPVFLTQRRLAFGAMIARMLGNSALASRLKTKVQVGKALFDMNRGIPNGRFLAGAYWRRRAGLPSNFPSHADPAADNCGLLWLSPIIPMRGEDVLRLHAIIEPIFEQHRFDLFITFSMVNERALGTVITIAYDKEEIAETERAQACYRALFKSIMEAGYIPYRVGIQSMGDLDQGSDNFWSTTRAIKMALDPQEIIAPGRYQPERAPHIASHNNIS, encoded by the coding sequence ATGACAACTTATACCAATGCGTCCAATATGCATCGCCTTGAAACGGCAATGCAGCAATGGGTTGAACTGCTGGGTGCGGAGCACGTGCTTAACGATACGGAAACGCTGGCTGTTTATGCGCGGAGTACTTCATCATGCGGCACTCAGCCTTTGGCCGTTCTACGTCCTCCCTCTACCGAAGATGTTGTCACGATCGTAAAAATTGCGAGCGCTTTTTGTATCCCTCTTTATCCCATCAGTCGGGGGAAGAATTGGGGCTATGGAGATGCCTGCGCCGTTACGGACGGACAGGTCATTGTCGACCTCAGCCGAATGGATCGAATTATCGAAGTCGATCAGACCCTGGCGTATGCTGTGATTGAACCCGGTGTTACACAGCAGCAACTTTCCATGTACTTGCTGGATCGCAAGATCCCTTTATGGATGGACTGCACCGGCGCTGGTCCTGATACCAGTCTCGTTGGCAATATCCTGGAACGTGGCTTCGGGCATTCTCCTTATGGCAATCGCTTCCAAACTGTGTCTGGCTTGCAGATTGTGCTCGCAAATGGACAAGTTCTTCAAACGGGTTTCGGGCATTACCCGCAAGCCAAGACCACTTACTTGTTTCCCTACGGTGTAGGTCCTTATCTGGATGGGTTGTTCACGCAATCGAACCTGGGCATCGTAACCCGCTTAGGAATGTGGTTAATGCCCGCATCAAAATGCATCAATCACTTTCTTTGTTTTATCGAGAATCATGAAGATATTAAACCAGTCGTTGATGCGCTACGTCCATTGCGCATGAATGGCACGCTGCGAAGTATTGTCCACATAGGTAACGACCTTAGATTGATCTCTGGGGGTCGATCCTATCCCCTGGAATCCGCAAGGGGAAATATTCCTCTGCCTGCGGATTTGCGAAAAGCGCTCCGCATCGAAGCAGGAGTAGGAGCTTGGACCGTATCTGGCGCACTCTATGGCACACCACGGCAGGTTTCCACTACGCGTAAAATCCTCAGAAATGCACTCAAGGGCACAGGAACTACACCTGTTTTTCTCACCCAGCGAAGACTCGCATTTGGCGCGATGATTGCACGCATGTTGGGCAATTCAGCGCTAGCGTCGCGTCTAAAAACCAAGGTTCAAGTTGGCAAGGCTCTATTTGACATGAACAGAGGCATTCCTAATGGGAGATTTCTCGCGGGTGCTTACTGGCGTAGGCGCGCTGGTCTACCCTCAAATTTTCCCAGCCATGCCGATCCGGCTGCGGACAATTGCGGGTTGTTATGGCTCTCTCCGATTATCCCTATGCGGGGGGAAGACGTGCTGCGACTGCACGCCATCATTGAGCCTATATTCGAACAACACAGGTTTGACCTCTTCATTACCTTTAGCATGGTTAATGAACGCGCTCTAGGGACTGTGATTACGATAGCTTACGACAAGGAAGAAATTGCTGAAACCGAACGGGCGCAAGCATGCTATCGTGCGTTGTTCAAATCTATTATGGAAGCCGGCTATATTCCTTATCGCGTGGGGATCCAATCCATGGGGGACCTTGACCAAGGTTCCGACAACTTTTGGAGTACTACTAGAGCCATAAAAATGGCTCTCGATCCTCAGGAAATTATTGCGCCAGGGCGTTACCAGCCGGAACGAGCACCCCACATTGCTTCTCACAATAATATAAGCTAA
- a CDS encoding class I SAM-dependent methyltransferase, which produces MSGIVGTLIRELTTGESSSRIPEPDLVMDDPDKVSAFVRAGREAAIVAPTYLFHCSHICEVICPGETVVDLACGPATQLGMVAQMNPNSQFIGIDLSEGMLKEAKDHIKELGLKNVDLKKGDITDLSQFHDNSIGAVFSTLSLHHLPTVHDLESTFSEVARIVKPDGGIYLSDFGHLNSEKSMQHFAYQHRERQPELFTIDYLNSLRAAFHLADFQRLSAKYLAGRARLYSTFLIPLMVTIKSPKRGQVELALTQKLAELRRALPIPQQRDLKDLISLFKLGGLKSTLLV; this is translated from the coding sequence ATGTCCGGAATCGTTGGCACGCTAATACGTGAGCTCACCACCGGGGAATCGAGTTCGCGTATTCCCGAACCGGATCTGGTAATGGATGATCCTGACAAAGTAAGTGCCTTCGTACGCGCTGGACGCGAGGCCGCGATTGTGGCCCCAACCTATCTTTTTCATTGCTCTCACATCTGTGAAGTCATTTGCCCCGGTGAGACAGTCGTAGATCTAGCGTGTGGGCCGGCTACCCAGTTGGGCATGGTTGCTCAGATGAATCCGAATTCACAATTTATCGGTATCGATCTGTCAGAGGGAATGCTTAAGGAGGCTAAGGACCATATTAAAGAGCTTGGCCTGAAGAATGTTGATCTAAAAAAGGGTGATATTACCGATTTGAGTCAGTTCCATGACAATAGCATAGGTGCGGTATTTTCGACGCTATCCCTGCATCATTTACCAACGGTCCATGATCTGGAGTCCACGTTTTCAGAAGTTGCCCGCATCGTAAAACCAGATGGCGGTATTTACCTGTCCGATTTCGGACATTTGAATTCGGAAAAGTCCATGCAACATTTTGCGTACCAGCACCGGGAGCGACAACCCGAACTCTTCACAATCGACTATCTCAATTCTTTAAGGGCAGCCTTTCATTTGGCTGATTTCCAGCGCCTGAGCGCAAAGTATCTAGCGGGGCGCGCCCGCCTTTATTCGACGTTCTTAATACCTCTTATGGTAACGATAAAGAGTCCCAAACGTGGGCAAGTAGAGCTGGCTTTGACGCAGAAACTGGCTGAGCTGCGGCGTGCCCTGCCTATTCCCCAGCAACGCGACCTAAAAGATCTAATCAGTTTGTTCAAGCTTGGCGGGCTAAAATCGACTTTATTGGTGTAA
- a CDS encoding EDSAP-1 family PEP-CTERM protein, with product MIMNLFKKNIITIAVATTFSLGITANSYAGALSFSNLNIGNFTISNSGGTQYDISDFATIDIGNSGSDTASLNGAASTSFTQGPVLGNVLLPQACQGAGCPAGNTFTPQVAVTTPNPVVPIPGIQFARGDMDLTGAIISGTPAGTPTNSSQVSEIELNQTGDGNGSTTAGTGTQFTFQLASADSMTFNAFGSGLTQAALAADAINGLSTSGFSFSISIRDLGTVAAPTNVLVYTFQPAELNSNSNLTIASPGSAQYQLGPTAFSALGGNVSPVLNSTDTYILTIDSHTQASSRVVEGVVPEPASLALLGAGLLGMGMVRRRRKA from the coding sequence ATGATCATGAATCTTTTTAAAAAAAACATCATAACCATCGCCGTTGCCACGACCTTTAGTTTGGGAATCACTGCGAATTCCTATGCAGGTGCGCTGTCGTTTTCTAACTTGAATATCGGCAACTTTACGATAAGCAATTCGGGGGGCACTCAGTATGATATTTCTGACTTTGCCACAATCGATATTGGAAACAGTGGGTCTGATACCGCGTCGTTAAATGGCGCTGCTTCCACCAGTTTTACTCAAGGCCCAGTTCTGGGCAATGTCCTGCTCCCGCAGGCGTGCCAAGGCGCGGGTTGCCCGGCCGGAAATACTTTTACCCCGCAAGTCGCTGTAACCACACCAAACCCGGTTGTTCCAATACCAGGCATACAATTTGCGCGGGGCGATATGGATTTGACAGGCGCTATCATTTCAGGTACGCCAGCCGGAACTCCGACGAACTCCAGTCAAGTCTCGGAAATTGAACTCAATCAAACTGGTGATGGCAATGGAAGTACAACCGCTGGTACCGGTACTCAATTCACGTTTCAGTTGGCCAGCGCCGATTCGATGACGTTTAATGCTTTCGGATCTGGGCTAACACAGGCTGCGCTAGCGGCAGATGCCATTAACGGACTTTCTACTTCGGGGTTCTCTTTTTCTATAAGCATTAGAGATCTTGGTACTGTAGCTGCACCGACCAATGTGCTGGTTTATACTTTCCAACCAGCCGAGCTCAACTCTAACTCCAATCTCACTATAGCGTCCCCGGGCTCGGCTCAATATCAGTTAGGTCCCACCGCTTTCTCTGCGCTAGGAGGCAATGTCTCGCCGGTGCTGAATAGTACCGACACGTATATTCTGACAATCGATTCTCATACTCAGGCCAGCTCAAGGGTCGTGGAGGGGGTTGTACCCGAGCCAGCATCCTTAGCGCTACTGGGAGCTGGCTTGCTTGGGATGGGAATGGTACGCCGACGTCGCAAGGCATAA
- a CDS encoding N-acyl amino acid synthase FeeM domain-containing protein — MPQDEETIISFSSSSPQLREMCIQESSSDVNSDHVIDQQVFNIRMVNSKGRREAASLLIRKRYGWRGYSIDPSSDNEPNRIILVADTEGKTVATMTLCLDADIGLPADENFSDKLDELRLRGRRLSEPSRLAIEDNIPKRVFASLIHISYIYAHNIFGFTDWVIEVNPRHAMFYKKMLGFENFGEKRVCTRVNAPAVLLRLKLEYMSEQIRKFGGLMEQHGQEKSFYPYFFSPRDELGITGRLETGRT; from the coding sequence ATGCCTCAGGACGAAGAAACAATTATTTCTTTTAGCTCATCATCTCCCCAGTTAAGAGAAATGTGCATTCAGGAGTCAAGTTCCGATGTTAATTCTGATCATGTGATCGATCAGCAGGTATTTAATATCCGGATGGTAAATTCGAAAGGTAGGCGGGAAGCGGCTTCTCTGTTGATCCGTAAACGGTATGGTTGGAGAGGCTATTCTATTGATCCTTCCTCAGATAATGAGCCAAATCGGATCATATTAGTCGCTGACACTGAAGGAAAAACCGTTGCTACCATGACACTTTGTCTTGACGCGGACATCGGTTTGCCGGCGGATGAAAACTTTAGTGACAAGCTCGACGAACTTCGTTTGCGGGGACGTAGATTATCTGAGCCATCCAGACTGGCAATTGAAGATAACATTCCCAAACGAGTTTTTGCCTCGCTGATCCACATTTCTTATATCTACGCGCATAATATCTTTGGTTTTACTGACTGGGTGATAGAAGTCAACCCCCGGCATGCCATGTTTTACAAAAAAATGCTTGGGTTTGAAAACTTCGGAGAAAAAAGAGTTTGTACACGAGTCAATGCGCCTGCGGTATTACTCAGGCTGAAGCTCGAATATATGTCTGAGCAAATCCGTAAATTTGGCGGGTTAATGGAACAGCACGGGCAGGAAAAATCATTTTATCCATATTTTTTCTCGCCACGGGATGAGTTAGGTATCACTGGCAGGCTCGAAACGGGAAGAACCTGA
- a CDS encoding DNA internalization-related competence protein ComEC/Rec2 has translation MQVRILAFALGVVWLQQQTSLPEISWAWALLPGAASAFLLCRSHAPVFTAVGKVLFAAIFLSAGFFWAAAFAQSRLVDALPHEWEGRDIQLIGVVAELPQDNENSVRFAFEVERVLTEEAIVPARISLAWYEERGKQVVISETAPPQVNAGERWRITVRLRRPHGSVNPHGFDFEQWALERDLRATGYVRKNDENMRLDEMVDRPAYRIERLRQDIRQRFIQVLPDHAYTGVLVALAVGDQRAIPREQWQVFTRTGVNHLMSISGLHVTMVSGLIFALVYWLWRRNHHLTLWLPARKAAAVAGLAAALGYALLAGFAVPAQRTVYMLGVVAIALWLGRFTSATAVLAWALLAVILLDPLAVLSAGFWLSFGAIAVIMLISAGRIGRIHWLSNWARVQWAITLGLIPLLLAMFQQISLVSPIANAIAIPLVSLVVVPLTLLATFPPLDFMLLPAHWVLSGCMEAMRWMSDVPQAVWSQHAPPTWAVAAGVAGIFWMLLPGRLGLATGFPARWLGMIALLPLFLVLPPKPASGELWLTVLDVGQGLAVVARTENHALLYDTGPGFSAEADSGSRTIVPFLRGEGIKQLDGMIVTHADTDHSGGALSVLEAVPVEWLVSSLRDDHPIQRAASSGYRCRAGQSWQWDGIRFDMLHPLEQNYSEPKPKTNALSCVLKITTAHGSVLLPADIEKKSEYQLLARDGDALSSTVLIAPHHGSKTSSTEGFIRQVNPRLVIFTVGYRNRFGHPRDEVVERYRSLGSRLLRSDADGAILLRFADKDFAVETSRMLRRRYWQDIPQY, from the coding sequence ATGCAAGTCCGCATCCTTGCATTTGCGCTCGGAGTGGTGTGGTTGCAGCAGCAGACCTCGCTGCCGGAAATTTCATGGGCATGGGCACTATTGCCCGGGGCAGCGTCGGCATTTTTGCTCTGCCGTTCCCACGCGCCCGTTTTTACAGCCGTTGGCAAGGTGCTGTTTGCCGCTATTTTCTTAAGTGCGGGGTTTTTCTGGGCAGCTGCTTTCGCCCAGTCGCGCTTGGTCGATGCGCTCCCGCATGAATGGGAAGGACGCGATATCCAGCTGATCGGGGTAGTTGCGGAACTGCCGCAAGACAATGAGAACAGTGTCCGTTTTGCTTTCGAAGTGGAGCGCGTGCTGACCGAAGAAGCCATCGTTCCCGCGCGCATCTCGCTCGCCTGGTATGAGGAACGGGGAAAGCAAGTGGTGATCTCCGAGACCGCGCCACCGCAGGTCAATGCCGGCGAGCGCTGGCGCATCACGGTCCGGCTCAGGCGTCCGCATGGCAGTGTCAACCCTCACGGCTTCGACTTTGAGCAGTGGGCTCTGGAGCGGGACCTTCGCGCCACAGGCTACGTGCGCAAAAATGACGAGAATATGCGCCTGGATGAAATGGTCGATCGTCCGGCTTACCGGATTGAGCGTCTGCGCCAGGATATCCGCCAGCGTTTCATTCAGGTATTGCCCGACCATGCCTATACCGGTGTTCTGGTGGCGCTGGCGGTCGGCGATCAGCGCGCCATTCCACGCGAACAGTGGCAGGTATTTACCCGCACCGGGGTAAATCATCTCATGAGCATCTCCGGGCTGCACGTTACCATGGTATCCGGACTCATTTTTGCGTTGGTGTACTGGTTGTGGCGCAGGAACCATCATTTAACGCTGTGGTTGCCGGCGCGCAAGGCGGCGGCCGTCGCGGGGTTGGCAGCAGCGCTGGGTTACGCGCTGCTTGCAGGCTTCGCCGTACCGGCGCAGCGTACAGTGTATATGCTCGGGGTAGTCGCCATCGCTTTGTGGCTGGGCCGCTTCACCTCCGCCACGGCGGTACTGGCCTGGGCATTGCTGGCGGTAATACTTCTTGATCCGTTGGCGGTACTTTCAGCGGGTTTCTGGTTATCGTTTGGTGCAATAGCAGTCATCATGCTGATATCGGCCGGGCGTATCGGCAGAATCCACTGGTTATCCAACTGGGCCCGGGTGCAATGGGCAATAACGCTCGGCCTGATACCCCTCCTTCTGGCCATGTTCCAACAGATATCGCTGGTTTCGCCTATTGCCAACGCTATAGCGATCCCCCTGGTGAGCCTGGTGGTGGTTCCCTTGACACTGCTGGCTACTTTCCCGCCGCTCGACTTCATGCTGTTGCCCGCGCACTGGGTGCTAAGCGGCTGCATGGAGGCAATGCGGTGGATGAGCGATGTGCCCCAGGCGGTTTGGAGCCAGCATGCGCCGCCCACGTGGGCAGTAGCAGCCGGCGTGGCCGGAATTTTCTGGATGCTGCTGCCGGGAAGGCTGGGGCTTGCCACAGGTTTTCCCGCCCGCTGGTTGGGGATGATAGCGCTGCTGCCGCTATTTCTGGTCCTTCCCCCTAAACCTGCATCGGGAGAATTATGGCTGACGGTGCTGGATGTCGGCCAGGGACTCGCGGTAGTGGCACGCACGGAAAATCACGCGTTACTCTACGATACGGGTCCGGGGTTCAGCGCCGAGGCGGATAGCGGAAGCCGCACTATCGTCCCTTTCCTGAGGGGCGAAGGTATAAAGCAGCTTGACGGCATGATCGTGACACATGCCGACACGGACCACAGCGGCGGCGCATTATCGGTGCTGGAAGCGGTGCCGGTGGAATGGCTGGTTTCGTCTTTGAGGGACGACCACCCGATACAGCGAGCCGCTTCCTCGGGATACCGATGTCGTGCCGGGCAATCGTGGCAGTGGGATGGGATTCGCTTCGATATGCTTCATCCGCTGGAGCAGAATTACAGTGAGCCCAAGCCCAAAACCAACGCATTGAGCTGTGTGCTGAAGATCACCACCGCCCATGGCAGCGTATTGCTGCCCGCCGACATCGAGAAAAAATCCGAGTATCAGTTACTTGCCCGGGACGGCGATGCGCTCTCCTCGACGGTGCTTATCGCACCCCATCACGGCAGTAAAACCTCTTCAACGGAGGGGTTTATACGCCAGGTGAATCCCAGGCTGGTAATATTCACCGTCGGCTATCGCAACCGCTTCGGGCACCCCAGAGATGAAGTGGTGGAGCGCTACCGGTCTCTTGGAAGCAGATTGCTGCGCAGTGACGCCGATGGCGCGATACTGCTGCGCTTTGCAGATAAAGATTTCGCTGTGGAAACCTCGCGCATGCTGCGGCGCCGCTATTGGCAGGATATCCCGCAATATTGA